The Streptomyces sp. NBC_01268 genome segment GCGGCCAACGCCATCACCGTCGACAAGCCGCCGGCCGCGCTGTGGCCGATGGCCCTGTCGGTCCGCCTCTTCGGCCTCGGCTCCTGGCAGATCCTGCTGCCCGAGGTGCTGATGGGGGTCGCCACCGTCGGCGTCCTGTACGCGTCGGTCCGGCGCCGTTTCGGCGCGGGCGCGGGCCTCGTCGCGGGCGTGGTCCTCGCGCTCACCCCGGTCGCCGCGCTGATGTTCCGCTTCAACAACCCGGACGCGCTGCTGGCGCTGCTGATGACCGTCGCCGTCTACTGCGTGCTGCGCGCGCTGGAGCTCGACAAGGGCGCGGCGCGGTGGCTGGTGTGGGCGGGGGTGGCCCTCGGCTTCGCGTTTCTCACCAAGACCCTGCAGGCCTTCCTGATCCTGCCGGTCCTCGCGCTCGTGTACGTGGTGTGCGCGCCGGGCGGGATCGGGCGCCGGTTCGGGCGGCTCGGCCTCGGCGGGCTCGCGATGCTGGTGTCGGCGGGCTGGTGGGTGGCGCTGGTCGAACTGTGGCCGGCGTCCTCCCGCCCGTACGTCGGCGGCTCGCAGAACAACAGCTTCCTGGAGCTGACCTTCGGCTACAACGGCCTGGGCCGGCTCAACGGCGACGAGGTCGGCAGCGTGGGCGGCGGCGGTGCGCGCGGCGGTGGCACGGGCATGGAGCTCCCGGCCGGGCTGGAGCTGCCGGGGCGCGGCGGCCGGGGCGGTGGCGGCGGCTGGGGCGAGACCGGCCTCGGGCGCATGTTCAACGAGCAGGTCGGCGGCCAGATCTCCTGGCTGCTGCCGGCGGCGCTGCTGCTGCTCGTCGCCGGTCTCGTGGTGACCTGGCGGGCCTCCCGCACGGACACGGCGCGTGCGGCGTTCCTGGTGTGGGGCGGTTCGCTGCTGCTGACGACGGGTGTCTTCAGCTTCATGGCCGGCATCTTCCACGAGTACTACACGGTGGCCGTGGCCCCGTACCTCGCCGCCCTGATCGGCATGGGCGCCGCCGTGCTGTGGGAGGAGCGGACGCGGTTCCTCGCCTCGGCGGCCCTCGCCGCCTCGGTCGCGGTGACGGCGGTGTGGGCGTGGGTGCTGCTCGGCCGGAACCCGGACTGGCTGCCGTGGCTGCGCTGGGCGGTGCTCGTCGCGGGCTGCGCGGCGGCGCTCGGGCTGCTCGTCGCGGCCCGGCTGGGCAGGGCGGCCCGCCGGATCGGCCTGACGGCGGCGGGCCTCGGCCTCGCGGCCGCTCTCGCGGGCCCCTTCGCGTACACGCTGGCCACGCTGGCCGACGGGCACCAGGGCTCGATCGTCACGGCGGGCCCGGCGGGCGGGATGCGCGGCGGTCCGGGGATCACGCGGATGATCTTCGGGGAGGGGCCGGGCGGCCCGGGCATGGGGCAATTCCCGGGCGGCGGCCAGGACGGGCAGGACGGCCAAGGCGGGCAGGGCGGCCGGGGCGGCCAGGACGGCCGGGGCGGCCAGGGCGGCCGGGGCGGTCAAGGCGCCGGCCGGGGCGGTCAGGGCGCCGGCCAGTTCCCCGGGGGCGCAGGTCAGCCTCCCGCCGCCGGTCAGGCCCCCGCGGCACCCGGCGAGAGCGTCCGTCGCGGCACCCCCGGCGGCCTTCTCGACGGGGCGAAGGTCGGCGCCGCCGCCCGTGCCAAGCTGCTCGCCGACGCCGACGCGTACACCTGGGCCGCCGCCGCCGTCGGCGCGCAGAACGCGGCCAGCTACCAGCTCGCGACGGAGAAGCCGGTGATGGCGATCGGCGGCTTCAACGGCAGCGACCCGTCGCCGACGCTCGCGCAGTTCAAGCGGTACGTGGCCGAGGGGAGGATCCACTACTTCGTCGGGTCCGTCGGCGGCATGGTCGGCGGCCCCGGCGGTGGCGGCAGCAGCGAGATCAGCTCGTGGGTGGAGTCCACCTTCGAGAAGACGACCGTGGACGGCACCCCCTTCTACGACCTGACCAGCGCGAAGCAGGCCGCCCGGAAATAATCCCTATACAGCGTACGAGAGCTCCTATACGGTGTACGAGAACCTGCCTCGTACACCGTATAAGGAGTTGCCATGACGGCGCCGAACGGGACCGGGGGCGGCCACCCACAGCGTTGGCTGATCCTCGGCGTCATCTGTCTCGCCCAGCTCACCGTGCTGCTCGACAACACCGTGCTCAGCGTCGCCATCCCTTCGCTGACCTCCGAGCTGCACGCCACCACCAGCGACATCCAGTGGATGATCAACGCCTATTCGCTGGTCCAGTCCGGCCTCCTGCTCACCGCGGGCAACGCCGCCGACCGCTACGGCCGCAAGAAGCTCCTCGCCGCCGGCCTCGCTCTCTTCGGCCTCGGCTCGCTCGCGGCGGGCCTCGCCGACTCCACCGCGCAGTTGATCGCCGCCCGCGCGGGCATGGGCGTCGGCGGCGCGCTCCTGATGACCACGACCCTCGCCGTCGTCATGCAGATCTTCGACGACTCGGAGCGGGTCAAGGCCATCGCGCTCTGGTCCACCGTCGCCTCGCTCGGCTTCGCCGGCGGGCCGCTGATCGGCGGCGTGATCCTGAACCACTTCTGGTGGGGAATGATCTTCCTGATCAACATCCCGGTGGCCGTCGTCGCCCTGGTCGCCGTCGTCAAGCTGGTCCCCGAGTCCAAGAACCCCCAGGGCGAGCGCCCCGACCTGCTCGGCGCACTGCTCTCCACCATCGGCATGACCGCGGTCGTGTACGCCATCATCAGCGGCCCCGAGCACGGCTGGATCTCCGGCGAGGTGCTGGTCCCGGCAGCGATCGGCCTGCTCGGCCTGGGCGCCTTCGCGCTGTGGGAGCTGCACACCCCGTACCCGATGCTCGACATGCACTTCTTCCGCAACCAGAAGTTCGTCGGCGCCGTCGGCGGCTCGATCCTGGTCGTCTTCGGCATGGGCGGCTCGCTCTTCCTGCTCACCCAGCACCTGCAGTTCGTCCTCGGTTACGAACCCCTCGAGGCGGGCCTGCGGATGGCGCCGCTCGCCCTGACGATCGTCGGACTCAACCTGACCGGCATCGGCCCGAAGGTCGTCATGAAGCTGGGCACCCCGCCCACCGTCGCCCTCGGCATGACCCTGGTCGCCGCCGGTCTCACCTCGATCTCGCTGCTCGGCGGCGGCACGGACGGCAGCTACTGGGGCATGCTGCTCGGCCTGGTCCTGATGGGCGCCGGCATCGCCGTCTCCTCCCCGGCGATGGCCAACGCGCTCATGAGCGCCATCCCGCCGGAGAAGGCGGGCGTGGGCGCCGGGATCAACGGCACGCTCGCCGAGTTCGGCAACGGCCTCGGCGTCGCCGTCCTCGGTGCCGTCCTCAACGCCCGCTTCGCCGCCCTCGTCGCCGTCACCGCCACCTCCCTCCCGGCCGCCCTGGCCGCGGCGGGCAGCGACGCCCAGCGACAGCAGATCTCCGACGCCTTCGCCTCCGGCCTGCAGACCAGCCAGCTGGTCGGCGCGGTCGCCGTCTTCGCCGGCGGACTGCTCGCCGCGGCCCTGCTCCAGCGGGCCGAACGGGCGGAGCGGCGCGAGCAGGGCGCGGAGAACCTCGAAGTGGCTGCATAGCATGGGCACGGAAAGGTGATCGGACGGAGGAACGCGATGGTCAAGGCGGCGGACAGGGCCAAGAACCCTGCGCGTTCCAGCGTCTGGCTGGAGAACCGGGCCACCCGCAGCGGCGGCGGCCCGGCCGGGCTCGACCGGGAGCGGATCGTGAGCACCGCGATCCGGATGCTCGACGAGGACGGCCTCGCCAAGCTGTCGATGCGCAGGCTGGCGACCGAGCTGAACGTCACCGCGATGTCCCTGTACTGGTACGTGGACACCAAGGACGACATCATCGAGTTCGCGCTCGACGCCGTCCACGAGGCGATCGACCTGGCGGCCGTCGAGGCGGCGGGGAGCTGGCAGGAACGGCTCCGGCTGATGGCGAACGACTACCGCCGGATGCTGGTCGCCCACCCGTGGGTCTCGTCGATCTCGGGGACCTACCTCAACGTCGGGCCGCAGGCCGTCGCCGTCGCGAAGGGCATCTACTACCTGATCGAGTCGACCGGGCTGCCGCTGGACGGGCAGCCGGGAGCCACCTCGGCCGTCTTCCAGTTCGTGTACGGATTCGGCACGGTCGAGGGGCACTTCGAGCGGCGGGCCGTCGAGACGGGCATGTCGCAGGACGAGTACTACCGGGAGGCGATCGAGGCCTTCGTGGACGAACCGCGGTTCGCCGACGACCTGAAGATCATGCGGCCCGTCATCGACGAGCGGGCCAACCGCCCGATGGACGCGCTGTGGGACCGCGACTTCGACTACGCCCTGGACGTGCTGATCGCGGGCATCGAGGTCATGGTCGCCCGCGGGCAGGAGAAGTAAGCGGGAACAGCGGGCACGCGCCCACCCCGAACAGCAGGAACAGCAGGAACAGCTGGAACAGAGGGCACGCCCGCACCCCGAACAGCGGGAACAGCGGGAACAAGCGGAAATGACGGAGCGGCGGGCCGTCCCCTGCCCGCCGCTCCGTACCGAACCCCGCCGCGCCTCCGCTCGAAGCGCGGCCGGGAGCTTTTCCTACTGGGCGTCCGCCGTGGCGTCCTCCGCCTTGACGGTGTTGCTCTTCAGCGCGACCTCCTTGATGAACAGGGTCACGATGAAGGCCAGCAGCGCGAAGGGCGCCGAGTAGAGGAAGACGTCGCCGACGCCGTGGCCGTACGCGCTCTCCATGACCGTACGGATCGGGGCGGGCAGCTTGTCCATGTCGGGGATGCCGCCACCGCCGCCCTGGCCCATGGCCGCCGCGGCCTTCGGGCCGAGCTCGGCCAGACCGTCCTTGACGTAGTCGGTGACCCGGTGGGCCATGACCGCGCCGAGCGCCGAGACACCGATCGCACCGCCCAGGGAGCGGAAGAAGGTGACGACGGAGGAGGCGGCGCCGAGGTCGGAGGGGGCGACCTGGTTCTGCGTGCAGA includes the following:
- a CDS encoding MFS transporter, which gives rise to MTAPNGTGGGHPQRWLILGVICLAQLTVLLDNTVLSVAIPSLTSELHATTSDIQWMINAYSLVQSGLLLTAGNAADRYGRKKLLAAGLALFGLGSLAAGLADSTAQLIAARAGMGVGGALLMTTTLAVVMQIFDDSERVKAIALWSTVASLGFAGGPLIGGVILNHFWWGMIFLINIPVAVVALVAVVKLVPESKNPQGERPDLLGALLSTIGMTAVVYAIISGPEHGWISGEVLVPAAIGLLGLGAFALWELHTPYPMLDMHFFRNQKFVGAVGGSILVVFGMGGSLFLLTQHLQFVLGYEPLEAGLRMAPLALTIVGLNLTGIGPKVVMKLGTPPTVALGMTLVAAGLTSISLLGGGTDGSYWGMLLGLVLMGAGIAVSSPAMANALMSAIPPEKAGVGAGINGTLAEFGNGLGVAVLGAVLNARFAALVAVTATSLPAALAAAGSDAQRQQISDAFASGLQTSQLVGAVAVFAGGLLAAALLQRAERAERREQGAENLEVAA
- a CDS encoding ArnT family glycosyltransferase, which gives rise to MNSLTRPGRLWRGRPDDAPWVRPAFLGLLLVTAALYLWNLSAGGYANSFYSAAVQAGSESWKAFFFGSLDAANAITVDKPPAALWPMALSVRLFGLGSWQILLPEVLMGVATVGVLYASVRRRFGAGAGLVAGVVLALTPVAALMFRFNNPDALLALLMTVAVYCVLRALELDKGAARWLVWAGVALGFAFLTKTLQAFLILPVLALVYVVCAPGGIGRRFGRLGLGGLAMLVSAGWWVALVELWPASSRPYVGGSQNNSFLELTFGYNGLGRLNGDEVGSVGGGGARGGGTGMELPAGLELPGRGGRGGGGGWGETGLGRMFNEQVGGQISWLLPAALLLLVAGLVVTWRASRTDTARAAFLVWGGSLLLTTGVFSFMAGIFHEYYTVAVAPYLAALIGMGAAVLWEERTRFLASAALAASVAVTAVWAWVLLGRNPDWLPWLRWAVLVAGCAAALGLLVAARLGRAARRIGLTAAGLGLAAALAGPFAYTLATLADGHQGSIVTAGPAGGMRGGPGITRMIFGEGPGGPGMGQFPGGGQDGQDGQGGQGGRGGQDGRGGQGGRGGQGAGRGGQGAGQFPGGAGQPPAAGQAPAAPGESVRRGTPGGLLDGAKVGAAARAKLLADADAYTWAAAAVGAQNAASYQLATEKPVMAIGGFNGSDPSPTLAQFKRYVAEGRIHYFVGSVGGMVGGPGGGGSSEISSWVESTFEKTTVDGTPFYDLTSAKQAARK
- a CDS encoding TetR/AcrR family transcriptional regulator; translation: MVKAADRAKNPARSSVWLENRATRSGGGPAGLDRERIVSTAIRMLDEDGLAKLSMRRLATELNVTAMSLYWYVDTKDDIIEFALDAVHEAIDLAAVEAAGSWQERLRLMANDYRRMLVAHPWVSSISGTYLNVGPQAVAVAKGIYYLIESTGLPLDGQPGATSAVFQFVYGFGTVEGHFERRAVETGMSQDEYYREAIEAFVDEPRFADDLKIMRPVIDERANRPMDALWDRDFDYALDVLIAGIEVMVARGQEK